The following proteins come from a genomic window of Hymenobacter canadensis:
- the phhA gene encoding phenylalanine 4-monooxygenase, giving the protein MQSVSAAPVASDALPLLTQVYADYTAADQHVWQLLFDRQMALLPGRAAEAFLEGVRRVGFTRDAIPDFREVNPRLQELTSWELVVVPGIVDDAVFFQLLADRKFPATTWLRTLEQLDYLEEPDMFHDVFGHVPLLTDAGFTDFLQKLGAAAVHHGQRWPGTLEQFTRLYWFTAEFGLIQQPDGLRIYGAGLLSSHGEVKFSLSEAPTRLPFTLDGVLDTPFEKDKFQDLYFVLTDMQQLPESLAQLQARLLE; this is encoded by the coding sequence ATGCAGTCTGTTTCTGCCGCTCCCGTTGCTTCCGATGCCCTTCCGCTGCTCACCCAGGTCTATGCCGACTACACCGCCGCCGATCAGCACGTGTGGCAGCTGCTCTTTGACCGCCAGATGGCCCTGCTGCCCGGCCGCGCCGCCGAGGCGTTTCTGGAGGGTGTGCGCCGAGTGGGCTTCACCCGCGACGCCATCCCCGATTTCCGGGAGGTGAACCCCCGCCTGCAGGAGCTGACCAGCTGGGAGCTGGTGGTAGTGCCCGGCATCGTGGACGACGCCGTGTTCTTCCAACTGCTGGCCGACCGCAAATTTCCCGCTACCACCTGGCTGCGCACCCTCGAACAGCTCGATTACCTCGAAGAGCCCGACATGTTCCACGACGTGTTCGGCCACGTGCCGCTGCTGACGGATGCCGGCTTCACCGACTTCCTGCAGAAACTGGGCGCGGCCGCCGTGCACCACGGGCAGCGTTGGCCCGGCACGCTGGAGCAGTTCACGCGCCTGTACTGGTTCACGGCCGAGTTTGGCCTGATTCAGCAGCCCGACGGCCTGCGCATCTACGGGGCCGGGCTGCTGTCGTCGCACGGGGAGGTGAAGTTCAGCCTCAGCGAAGCGCCCACCCGCCTGCCCTTCACCCTCGACGGCGTGCTGGATACGCCCTTCGAGAAAGACAAATTCCAGGACCTCTACTTCGTGCTCACCGACATGCAGCAGCTCCCCGAAAGCCTGGCTCAGCTTCAGGCGCGTCTGCTGGAGTAG
- a CDS encoding DUF962 domain-containing protein: MSTALVSPVQRLLNEYAESHQNPTNKLVHWVCVPLIMFAILGLLWSVPVPAAVQNISPWLNWATVVMVLAVAYYVRLSGRLAVGMVLVWVVMALGLRVVDSGAALPLWAVCLIVFVLAWVGQFWGHKVEGKKPSFLKDLQFLLIGPLWLLHFIYRRLGWRY; this comes from the coding sequence ATGTCTACCGCCCTCGTTTCTCCGGTTCAGCGGCTGCTGAACGAGTACGCCGAAAGCCACCAGAACCCCACCAACAAGCTGGTGCACTGGGTGTGCGTCCCGCTGATAATGTTCGCCATTCTGGGCCTGCTGTGGTCGGTGCCGGTACCGGCGGCAGTGCAGAATATCAGCCCGTGGCTGAACTGGGCTACCGTGGTGATGGTGCTGGCCGTGGCGTACTATGTGCGCCTCTCGGGGCGGCTGGCGGTGGGCATGGTGCTAGTGTGGGTGGTTATGGCGCTGGGGTTGCGCGTGGTGGATTCCGGGGCAGCTCTGCCGCTGTGGGCTGTGTGCCTAATCGTGTTCGTGCTGGCCTGGGTTGGGCAGTTCTGGGGCCACAAGGTGGAAGGCAAGAAGCCCAGCTTCCTCAAGGACCTGCAGTTTCTGCTCATCGGCCCGTTGTGGCTGCTGCATTTCATCTACCGCCGGCTGGGCTGGCGGTATTGA